One Gimesia aquarii DNA segment encodes these proteins:
- a CDS encoding sulfatase gives MSSRFSYSKLLYAASCLFLVLFSLSVITEAEAANIQNEKIKPPNIVVFLVDDMGVMDTSVPFLTDAKGKPKRYPLNDYYITPSMERLAKQGIRFNNFYAMSVCSPTRISIMTGQNAARHHATNWINPSKNNRGPQGPPEWKWEGLKKNDITLAQLLQKKGYHTIHVGKGHFGARDFPGANPSNLGFDVNIAGASFGAPGSYYGTKNYGLGTKRAHHAVPHLDKYHGTETFLTEALTLETKSALADVVKTDKPFFLYMAHYAVHAPFDSDPRFADHYKKSGKPARAQAFATLIEGMDKSLGDILDQLDALGVSENTLVFFLGDNGSDAPLGHQHAVACAAPLRGKKGAHYEGGMRVPFIAAWAKPNPDNANQKRLQIPADIIQTQTAAVQDLFPTILKFIGVDVPDNHIVDGVQLDTLLTGKPDSSREEIFLMHYPHSPHRSNYFTTYRNGDWKVIYHYIPSKDSEGSHYQLYHLAEDPFEQDNLATVKPKQLRKMMQELIASMEEHQALYPVEKASNKPLKPKLP, from the coding sequence ATGAGTTCTCGTTTTTCATACTCTAAACTGCTGTATGCAGCCAGTTGCCTTTTTCTAGTTCTGTTTTCTTTATCCGTGATTACGGAAGCTGAAGCCGCGAATATTCAAAATGAAAAAATAAAGCCACCCAATATCGTGGTGTTCCTCGTGGATGATATGGGCGTGATGGACACTTCGGTTCCTTTTCTGACTGATGCAAAGGGCAAACCTAAACGATATCCGCTCAACGACTACTATATTACTCCCAGCATGGAACGTCTGGCAAAGCAGGGGATTCGGTTCAATAATTTCTATGCGATGAGTGTCTGTTCGCCGACTCGGATTTCCATTATGACGGGGCAGAACGCGGCCCGACATCATGCAACGAACTGGATCAATCCTTCCAAGAATAACCGGGGCCCACAGGGACCGCCTGAGTGGAAATGGGAAGGGCTAAAGAAAAACGATATTACATTGGCTCAGCTGCTACAAAAAAAGGGCTATCATACGATACACGTGGGAAAAGGCCACTTTGGAGCGCGTGATTTTCCGGGGGCGAATCCTAGTAATCTGGGTTTCGATGTGAATATTGCCGGCGCCTCTTTCGGTGCACCTGGCAGTTATTACGGGACAAAGAATTATGGCCTTGGCACGAAAAGAGCACATCATGCGGTTCCTCATTTGGATAAATACCATGGTACCGAGACCTTCCTCACCGAAGCACTCACATTGGAAACTAAGTCAGCACTGGCTGATGTTGTGAAGACGGATAAGCCGTTCTTTCTCTATATGGCACATTACGCAGTCCATGCACCCTTCGATTCTGATCCGCGTTTCGCTGACCATTATAAAAAATCGGGCAAGCCAGCCCGCGCACAAGCGTTTGCCACCTTGATTGAGGGCATGGATAAATCATTGGGGGACATTTTGGATCAACTCGATGCACTTGGCGTTTCTGAAAACACGCTCGTCTTTTTCCTGGGAGATAATGGCTCGGATGCACCACTGGGACATCAGCACGCTGTTGCTTGTGCTGCCCCGTTACGTGGTAAAAAAGGCGCACATTATGAAGGGGGGATGCGCGTGCCTTTCATTGCAGCCTGGGCAAAGCCGAATCCAGACAATGCAAATCAGAAGCGACTGCAGATTCCCGCAGATATAATCCAGACGCAAACTGCGGCTGTTCAGGACCTATTCCCAACGATCCTTAAATTTATAGGAGTTGATGTACCGGATAACCATATCGTTGACGGAGTACAGCTCGATACACTATTGACGGGCAAGCCTGATAGCTCACGGGAAGAGATCTTTCTGATGCATTACCCTCATTCGCCACATCGCAGTAATTACTTCACCACTTATCGTAATGGTGACTGGAAAGTGATCTATCATTATATTCCTTCTAAAGATTCCGAAGGTTCTCATTATCAGCTTTATCATCTCGCAGAAGATCCTTTCGAACAGGATAACTTGGCTACCGTAAAACCTAAACAACTTCGAAAAATGATGCAAGAATTGATAGCGAGTATGGAAGAGCATCAGGCACTCTATCCTGTGGAAAAGGCGAGCAATAAGCCTTTAAAACCGAAACTGCCCTGA
- a CDS encoding prenyltransferase/squalene oxidase repeat-containing protein translates to MAFRISRINWLIVMMLVILYPKLGLRADDGEATSSNPDSGITSSVVFAEDKPKTTQVREAIQRSIPYIEEKGLWWIEKKKCVSCHRVGTMLWSLREAKRNGFKVSEKLDEWFNWATDASLSKNDKGKLVGLGNREGVVQILFSFDPNNLDPGQSETRKKLIALLNEGQQSEGSWKPGGQLPSQKRSKSETMSVTTMWLTLALLVEENNKDTQVVERALKYIAASSSGKSVEWYALRLLLAEERKETGLRDQTLNKLLSQQKPDGGWGWIVDEESDALGTGMALYALLRAGLKRQDNAIKRAQQFLISTQRKDGSWPVRGTKEKKKDRVQETAVFWGTTWAVIGLVESLPEEPK, encoded by the coding sequence ATGGCTTTTCGAATTTCCAGGATTAACTGGCTCATTGTTATGATGCTCGTGATACTTTATCCCAAACTTGGTCTGCGCGCGGATGATGGAGAAGCAACTTCGTCGAATCCAGATTCTGGCATTACATCGAGTGTCGTGTTTGCTGAAGACAAACCAAAGACGACACAAGTTCGAGAAGCGATTCAACGTAGTATTCCCTACATTGAAGAAAAGGGACTCTGGTGGATCGAGAAGAAAAAGTGTGTCTCCTGTCACCGAGTTGGCACGATGCTCTGGAGTCTTCGTGAAGCGAAACGAAACGGTTTTAAGGTGAGCGAGAAACTGGATGAATGGTTCAATTGGGCGACTGATGCCTCTCTCTCCAAAAATGACAAAGGAAAACTGGTGGGCCTGGGTAACAGGGAAGGTGTGGTTCAGATTCTATTTAGCTTCGATCCAAATAATCTTGACCCTGGTCAAAGTGAAACTCGGAAAAAGTTGATTGCCTTATTGAATGAGGGACAGCAGTCTGAAGGTTCATGGAAGCCTGGTGGACAACTCCCATCTCAAAAGCGATCAAAGTCTGAAACAATGAGTGTTACAACAATGTGGCTGACATTGGCATTGCTTGTGGAAGAGAACAATAAGGACACTCAAGTTGTTGAACGGGCTCTGAAATATATCGCAGCAAGTTCTTCGGGAAAAAGCGTTGAATGGTATGCACTGAGGTTGTTACTCGCAGAAGAAAGAAAAGAAACCGGCTTGCGAGATCAGACTCTGAACAAACTACTCAGTCAACAGAAACCCGATGGCGGCTGGGGTTGGATTGTAGATGAAGAAAGTGATGCATTGGGAACAGGAATGGCTCTCTATGCATTACTCCGCGCAGGACTGAAGCGTCAAGATAATGCAATCAAACGTGCTCAACAGTTTCTTATCAGCACACAACGCAAAGATGGTTCATGGCCGGTACGCGGTACGAAAGAGAAGAAAAAAGATCGTGTGCAGGAGACGGCTGTTTTCTGGGGCACAACGTGGGCTGTCATCGGGTTGGTCGAAAGTCTTCCGGAAGAACCAAAATAG
- a CDS encoding DUF1501 domain-containing protein — protein sequence MLILPGHQYQCCDGISRRGFLQIGALAFGGLTLPQLLRAESQSGGKATGKSVINIFLNGGPTHMDTFDLKPQAPSEFRGEFLPIKTSSPGLEICELMPELATVGNQFSIIRSVENFKNEHNARQSDSGWSVNSLKNIGGRPGIGSVMSKILGPAQVTPEGAAPTNLDLSGSTRSGFLGPMHSAFRPNSRARGNLILDRRVTRERLDDRAQLLKNLDGIKQAMDASGRMIAIDSFTERAMGIITSGKLADALDTKNEDPKTKEMYGIGKDRYSRSNESFLKARRLLEAGVRCVSLNFGSWDTHGKNFDSMRKQLPPLSKALSALIIDLDRTGRLDDTIIMMSGEFGRTPRVNRNAGRDHWNRAGFFFIAGGGMRHGQAIGKTNRLGEFPQERPVKLQHIFHTVYHQLGIDANNITFTDPNGRPQYIVEERELIHELI from the coding sequence ATGTTGATACTCCCCGGTCATCAATATCAGTGTTGTGACGGAATTTCTCGTCGTGGTTTTCTTCAAATTGGCGCACTCGCCTTTGGTGGCCTCACGCTGCCACAACTTCTGAGGGCGGAATCGCAATCAGGCGGTAAGGCAACAGGAAAATCGGTCATCAACATTTTCCTGAACGGTGGCCCCACTCACATGGACACCTTCGATCTCAAGCCACAGGCTCCCTCAGAATTCCGGGGGGAATTTCTGCCCATCAAAACTAGCTCGCCTGGCTTGGAAATTTGTGAGTTAATGCCTGAGCTGGCAACAGTTGGCAATCAGTTTTCGATTATTCGTTCTGTGGAAAACTTTAAGAATGAACACAACGCACGTCAGTCGGATTCGGGTTGGTCTGTGAACTCACTGAAAAATATCGGTGGTCGCCCCGGCATAGGTTCAGTCATGTCGAAAATCTTGGGACCAGCTCAAGTAACACCGGAAGGAGCTGCCCCCACAAATCTCGATTTAAGCGGTAGTACGCGGTCTGGTTTCCTCGGCCCGATGCACTCCGCATTTCGTCCCAATTCCCGTGCGCGTGGTAATTTGATACTTGATCGCAGAGTGACACGCGAGCGGCTGGATGACCGTGCCCAATTGCTGAAAAACCTTGACGGAATCAAGCAGGCAATGGACGCCAGTGGGCGGATGATAGCGATTGACAGTTTCACAGAACGGGCAATGGGAATTATTACTTCGGGAAAACTCGCAGACGCTCTCGACACGAAAAATGAAGACCCCAAAACCAAAGAAATGTATGGCATCGGAAAAGACCGCTATTCACGTTCCAATGAATCATTTTTGAAAGCACGACGTTTGCTAGAAGCAGGTGTGCGTTGTGTGTCATTAAATTTTGGTAGCTGGGATACTCACGGCAAGAATTTTGATAGTATGAGAAAACAGCTCCCTCCATTGAGTAAAGCGCTTTCTGCCTTGATCATTGATCTGGATCGTACTGGGCGTCTAGACGACACGATCATTATGATGTCGGGGGAGTTTGGTCGCACGCCACGCGTCAATCGAAATGCGGGGCGTGATCACTGGAACCGAGCCGGGTTCTTCTTCATCGCCGGTGGTGGCATGCGGCATGGTCAGGCAATTGGTAAAACCAACCGCCTCGGTGAATTCCCACAGGAACGGCCTGTGAAGCTGCAGCATATCTTCCATACTGTCTATCACCAACTTGGAATTGACGCAAACAACATCACATTCACTGACCCGAATGGGCGCCCCCAGTATATTGTCGAAGAACGTGAGTTAATTCACGAATTGATTTGA
- a CDS encoding sialidase family protein, whose product MLYNHKFASILTITLLLINLCAQADEKPVSIISKPIKGHIHPSICRARNGALIVVFKGDNVLMCSHSTDAGETWSAPKQIPTSAKRPPVIRKVKKFEVYPGTADTLPDGRILVTWNYIADDKSNDGYYERALLYTLSEDQGQTWNEQQLIGPIDGKHLGAVRHNVLPWSDERWLLPLRVGPPRLFEPQTETLATYPLVGPDKIQHEFQQIVRTSTESLLAMGPVLLRSTDNGQHWSVVNGFPAIPDKRDNAEGRYLTILSNGRVLVTWGIGNKNYGLRYNLSMDDGQTWDSTRTIVLLPKTPVTARYYSARTVQINDSHIGTVFMNRNGVHFLKVPLKRLNEPRSADNESH is encoded by the coding sequence ATGTTATACAATCACAAATTCGCTTCTATCCTCACAATCACACTGCTTTTGATAAATCTCTGCGCCCAGGCAGATGAAAAACCAGTCTCCATCATTTCTAAACCGATCAAAGGCCACATCCATCCGTCTATCTGCCGTGCCAGGAACGGAGCATTGATCGTCGTTTTTAAAGGGGACAATGTGTTGATGTGTTCTCATTCAACAGATGCAGGCGAGACCTGGTCAGCCCCTAAGCAGATTCCCACTTCTGCAAAACGTCCCCCAGTTATTCGTAAAGTAAAGAAGTTTGAAGTCTATCCTGGCACAGCCGATACCCTGCCAGACGGCCGCATTCTTGTTACCTGGAACTATATTGCCGACGACAAATCCAATGACGGGTATTACGAACGTGCATTACTTTACACGCTCAGTGAAGATCAGGGACAAACCTGGAACGAACAACAATTGATTGGCCCTATCGATGGCAAGCATCTCGGAGCCGTTCGCCACAACGTACTACCATGGAGCGACGAACGATGGCTATTACCGCTACGTGTTGGTCCGCCACGACTGTTCGAACCACAGACTGAAACGCTCGCTACATACCCCTTAGTTGGACCAGATAAAATCCAACATGAATTCCAACAAATTGTACGGACGTCGACAGAGTCGCTACTGGCTATGGGACCGGTTCTGCTGCGTTCCACAGACAATGGTCAACATTGGTCAGTGGTGAATGGTTTTCCCGCCATTCCCGATAAGCGGGACAATGCCGAAGGTCGATATCTCACCATTCTCTCAAATGGACGTGTCCTTGTCACATGGGGAATCGGCAACAAGAATTATGGTCTGAGATATAATTTATCGATGGACGATGGACAAACATGGGATTCAACTCGAACGATTGTTCTGCTCCCCAAAACACCTGTAACAGCCCGTTACTATTCAGCACGCACAGTTCAGATAAATGACTCTCATATAGGCACGGTGTTTATGAATCGGAATGGGGTTCATTTTCTAAAAGTGCCACTCAAACGCTTGAATGAACCACGTTCAGCAGACAACGAGTCACACTGA
- a CDS encoding neutral/alkaline non-lysosomal ceramidase N-terminal domain-containing protein, whose protein sequence is MPFTSRVLVLVGLFLMSSVTASGADPLEIESPKTSQVIQRTGVAPRVGFADVKVSGRLPDVIDNVTWEYRVVPLADKPAMSTAWTIFKPNRKGKKFEGTARIKAGGWYRLEVRCRKKDNVLNVGAVEPMGVGEVFLVAGQSYATNCNDERLKVTDPQQRVVAFNGAKQTWTVANDPQPAPDGSNGGSIWPPLGDALAAELQVPVGFANVGVASTSSKQWMPDGNLHPRLVSTGKALGGFRAVLWQQGESDVLGKTSTAQYVKNLQSIRNTAIEVWGFEPPWLLAKSTIHPTVYNDPAGEKRIRDAIDSLVKQPGFFSGPDTDTLKGENRGDVKSRRHFSGIGQRNAGKMWLTAIRREAIPDKKAHSGLRVGVAEVDITPPRGFPMAGYYHERLAEGSIDPLKAKAIVFRDDDTSAALVVCDLVGIATDFSKEVRQIASAKTGIPVNNIVIAATHSHTAPDYMKELYLYLGKEKQQDLRLKYIEKLIHGPVSAIMQANQSAKPSILQAGSAQQKTKVAFNRRFVMRDGSVRTWQSFSNPDVVRAAGPIDDEIGLLSIRNPEDGTHRCVLSNFALHLDTVGGTKWSADYPYFIERMLRDELGSELISIFGTGCCGDINHANPATPVRNKADFIGHSLGESISKQLSKLKLVENTNLTVHSKVVKLPLQDATREEVDRSIKLLKIANQGGKVDFFDHVTAYKKLILDQLRHHQPLAKTTDHITWGLSRSLSGIGETLPVDVTVMTVGTDVAIVCLPGEVFVELGLAIKQASPFPTTIIVELSNAVETIYIPHRAAYAGGSYEVTNSAVQPGSGEILVETALTLLRQAATENKAH, encoded by the coding sequence ATGCCGTTTACTTCTCGTGTTTTAGTTCTGGTCGGTTTATTCCTGATGTCATCTGTTACCGCCTCTGGGGCAGATCCCTTAGAGATTGAGTCCCCGAAAACCTCACAGGTCATTCAACGAACGGGCGTTGCACCCAGAGTCGGATTTGCTGATGTTAAGGTCTCAGGTAGATTACCCGATGTAATAGACAATGTCACGTGGGAATATCGTGTTGTGCCGCTCGCTGACAAACCAGCAATGAGCACTGCCTGGACGATCTTTAAGCCGAACAGGAAAGGTAAAAAGTTTGAGGGGACAGCGAGGATCAAAGCTGGTGGCTGGTATCGTCTGGAAGTTCGCTGCCGCAAGAAAGACAATGTTTTAAATGTTGGTGCGGTGGAACCAATGGGAGTTGGTGAAGTCTTTCTCGTAGCTGGCCAATCGTATGCGACCAACTGCAACGATGAACGGCTGAAGGTCACAGATCCACAACAGCGCGTGGTTGCTTTCAATGGGGCGAAGCAAACTTGGACTGTCGCCAATGATCCCCAGCCTGCCCCCGATGGAAGCAACGGTGGTTCCATCTGGCCCCCCCTTGGAGATGCACTGGCAGCTGAACTACAAGTACCAGTTGGTTTCGCGAATGTCGGCGTGGCTTCGACTTCATCGAAGCAATGGATGCCTGATGGAAATCTGCATCCTCGATTGGTCTCAACAGGTAAGGCTCTGGGAGGATTTCGAGCCGTCTTGTGGCAGCAGGGAGAATCAGACGTCCTGGGAAAGACTTCAACCGCGCAATATGTCAAGAACCTGCAGTCGATCCGCAACACTGCAATAGAGGTGTGGGGATTTGAACCTCCGTGGCTGCTGGCAAAATCGACTATTCATCCAACAGTTTACAATGATCCTGCTGGAGAAAAACGTATTCGTGACGCCATCGATAGCTTGGTTAAGCAGCCCGGCTTTTTTTCCGGACCAGATACGGATACCCTCAAAGGAGAAAACCGGGGTGATGTTAAATCACGCCGTCACTTTTCCGGAATTGGTCAGCGCAATGCAGGCAAAATGTGGTTAACCGCAATTCGACGTGAAGCGATTCCCGATAAGAAAGCACATAGCGGCTTGCGAGTCGGCGTTGCGGAAGTCGACATCACACCCCCCAGGGGTTTCCCAATGGCAGGTTACTACCATGAACGACTGGCAGAAGGGAGCATTGATCCTCTCAAAGCCAAAGCCATCGTGTTTCGTGACGATGATACATCAGCGGCACTCGTCGTCTGCGATTTAGTTGGGATCGCCACAGATTTCTCAAAAGAAGTTCGTCAAATTGCTTCCGCGAAAACGGGTATTCCAGTGAACAATATTGTGATTGCAGCAACGCACTCACACACTGCCCCTGACTACATGAAAGAACTCTATTTGTATCTCGGTAAAGAGAAACAGCAGGATCTGCGGCTGAAGTATATTGAAAAACTGATTCACGGCCCGGTAAGTGCAATCATGCAAGCTAATCAAAGTGCGAAACCTTCAATACTGCAAGCTGGTTCTGCACAGCAAAAGACTAAAGTTGCATTTAACCGACGATTTGTAATGCGCGATGGAAGTGTGCGCACCTGGCAATCTTTCAGTAATCCTGATGTCGTCCGCGCTGCTGGCCCCATTGATGACGAAATTGGTTTGCTCTCAATACGGAATCCGGAGGACGGAACGCATCGATGTGTACTCAGCAACTTTGCCCTACATCTCGACACAGTTGGTGGGACGAAGTGGAGTGCAGACTATCCTTATTTCATCGAACGTATGTTGCGTGATGAACTAGGTTCCGAACTGATTTCGATTTTTGGAACCGGATGTTGTGGCGATATCAATCATGCCAATCCTGCAACGCCGGTTAGAAATAAGGCGGACTTTATCGGGCATTCTCTTGGCGAATCGATCAGCAAGCAACTCTCAAAATTGAAACTGGTTGAAAACACTAATCTGACAGTTCATTCGAAGGTTGTAAAATTACCGTTACAGGATGCGACGCGTGAAGAAGTCGATCGTTCTATAAAACTTCTCAAGATTGCCAATCAAGGTGGAAAGGTGGATTTTTTTGACCATGTCACCGCTTACAAAAAATTAATACTCGATCAACTTCGTCATCATCAACCACTAGCCAAAACAACCGATCATATCACGTGGGGGCTGAGTCGTTCGTTATCCGGTATCGGGGAGACACTACCAGTTGACGTAACCGTGATGACGGTTGGGACTGACGTCGCGATTGTCTGTCTTCCCGGTGAGGTCTTCGTCGAATTGGGCCTGGCAATCAAGCAGGCTTCGCCGTTCCCGACAACAATCATTGTCGAATTATCGAATGCTGTTGAGACAATCTATATCCCACACCGGGCAGCTTATGCAGGTGGCAGCTATGAAGTGACTAACTCGGCAGTTCAACCCGGTAGTGGTGAAATACTGGTTGAAACCGCTCTGACACTCCTGCGACAAGCGGCAACAGAAAACAAGGCGCATTAA
- a CDS encoding PadR family transcriptional regulator, translating into MLNITGDKLRGHLEMMVLSSLKQGEAHGLEIVKRLETAGSGALKLKEGSLYPALYRLEQAGYVKAQWEGESSGRRGARRRLYNLTTKGKRQLTQGQQEWTEFVTVMSNILGVPVWKN; encoded by the coding sequence ATGCTAAATATTACCGGTGACAAACTACGTGGGCATCTGGAAATGATGGTGCTTTCCTCCCTTAAACAAGGCGAAGCTCATGGTCTGGAAATCGTTAAGCGATTGGAAACTGCTGGTTCAGGCGCTTTAAAGCTCAAAGAAGGTTCCCTTTACCCGGCTCTTTATCGACTTGAGCAGGCTGGCTATGTGAAAGCACAATGGGAGGGGGAAAGTTCAGGACGACGTGGCGCCAGACGACGACTCTATAATTTAACGACTAAGGGGAAACGGCAGTTAACACAAGGTCAGCAAGAGTGGACTGAATTTGTTACTGTCATGAGCAATATTCTTGGAGTTCCGGTATGGAAGAACTAA
- a CDS encoding serine/threonine-protein kinase has translation MSSEEPPQDDREFFSIAAKLNFISTEMAQDLTEEFAAGNSHPTQMILQKGLLDNVEIDIVQTLLHSTEIIPDYKILGMLGKGGMGVVYRAKQLSLDRIVALKTVLVSQMGNPNMASRFEREAVTVARLKHPNIIAAYDFGQHDNRLFLAMEFVDGKDVEKLIMQREYLDEATTLGIIRQVASGLSHAKQHGIVHRDIKPANLLLIEPPEWFPLPPGVPMVKIADFGLAFLTQDQNIQTRLTAANASVGSPHYMSPEQINGQEIDHRSDIYALGATMYHMLTGRPPFDGNTIPQIIAQKLNGEATSLSAGPHVISEQTTQLVKDMLALKPEERLDDYNCLIDRIDAALQERPTLQAGIGSSTDTVTTILERSHLQSQAMTTEVDQPVTSNRKRRYIMTATLSIIVLLLLGLLFFYPKQPEAPLRSMIPSGWSEPLFNGQTLGALPSSGSWTVDKDDEGAIVIAGTNGMIRRPLLRNNLPLENYKLLLFVRLNKASAVQLHFGIEQDQKGKGPYSVLRITPEQVILTEHRSPSAESSTPHTIQNAADQYHVIELEYQHGHWWVFFDDQLVGTVNTQQKPILPEVRLSVEGGPAWFSDLQIEELIPVDQEVISEN, from the coding sequence ATGTCATCTGAAGAGCCACCGCAAGATGATCGGGAATTCTTTTCCATTGCTGCCAAGCTGAACTTCATATCGACAGAGATGGCCCAGGATCTGACTGAAGAATTTGCCGCTGGAAATTCTCATCCCACACAAATGATCCTGCAAAAAGGATTACTCGATAATGTGGAGATCGATATCGTTCAAACGCTGCTCCACTCGACGGAAATTATACCGGACTATAAAATTCTCGGTATGTTGGGAAAAGGAGGCATGGGCGTTGTTTACCGTGCCAAGCAACTTAGTTTAGACCGGATCGTAGCACTTAAGACAGTACTCGTCAGTCAGATGGGTAATCCGAACATGGCCAGCCGCTTCGAGCGAGAAGCAGTTACTGTCGCCCGGCTCAAGCACCCGAATATCATCGCAGCTTATGATTTTGGCCAGCATGATAACAGATTATTTCTGGCAATGGAGTTTGTTGATGGTAAAGATGTCGAAAAGCTGATAATGCAGCGGGAGTACCTGGACGAAGCAACGACCCTCGGAATCATTCGCCAAGTCGCTTCTGGGTTGTCACATGCGAAACAACACGGCATCGTTCATCGAGATATCAAGCCAGCAAACTTGTTACTGATCGAACCACCGGAATGGTTTCCACTGCCCCCAGGTGTCCCCATGGTCAAAATTGCCGACTTCGGACTGGCATTTCTCACACAAGATCAGAACATACAGACTAGATTGACGGCTGCGAATGCGTCTGTCGGTAGTCCACACTATATGTCTCCAGAGCAAATCAACGGTCAAGAAATTGATCATCGCTCCGATATCTACGCTTTAGGAGCAACGATGTATCATATGCTGACAGGCCGTCCTCCCTTTGATGGAAATACCATACCACAAATTATTGCACAGAAATTAAATGGGGAAGCGACATCATTAAGCGCAGGACCACATGTCATCTCAGAGCAGACAACTCAACTTGTCAAAGACATGCTCGCATTAAAACCAGAGGAGCGTTTAGACGATTACAATTGCCTGATAGATCGCATTGATGCCGCACTACAGGAACGCCCCACACTCCAGGCAGGGATAGGGTCGAGTACCGATACTGTCACAACCATCTTAGAGCGGTCACACCTGCAATCTCAGGCGATGACCACTGAAGTCGACCAGCCAGTAACATCGAACCGCAAGCGTCGATACATCATGACGGCAACACTCTCGATTATTGTTTTGCTGCTCCTCGGTTTGCTGTTTTTCTATCCGAAGCAACCCGAAGCTCCCCTACGCAGCATGATTCCCAGCGGTTGGAGCGAACCCTTATTCAATGGACAGACGCTGGGGGCCTTACCTTCCAGTGGAAGCTGGACTGTGGATAAGGATGATGAAGGGGCCATTGTGATTGCCGGCACGAACGGAATGATTCGCCGACCGTTACTCCGTAATAACTTACCCCTTGAAAACTATAAATTGCTGCTGTTTGTACGTCTCAATAAAGCGTCAGCAGTCCAACTCCATTTCGGTATTGAACAGGATCAGAAAGGTAAGGGCCCCTATTCCGTTCTCCGAATTACTCCAGAACAGGTCATTCTGACCGAACACCGTAGCCCCTCTGCTGAATCATCAACTCCCCACACTATCCAAAATGCTGCAGATCAATATCATGTTATCGAGCTGGAATACCAGCACGGACACTGGTGGGTCTTTTTTGATGATCAGCTGGTCGGCACTGTGAATACGCAACAGAAACCAATCCTACCGGAAGTCCGTCTCTCAGTCGAAGGTGGTCCTGCCTGGTTCTCAGATTTACAAATTGAAGAACTCATACCCGTTGATCAGGAAGTGATTTCTGAAAACTGA
- a CDS encoding peroxiredoxin family protein produces MSTFCCVRKIVLAGICLQLVGCSDTPAPVNSPKPAGNQTASYGYGGYGGYGDVNDIQFKDAVESNASVEQSFAGLEFIDTDGKPVQLSKFLGNKNLVLVFTRGFGGTICPYCSTQTSRLISNYDSFADRNTEVVVVYPLSSDTDIPRWDEFLAVTRKKLSSPETPVPFPVLFDIELKAVNQLGIQRQLSKPATYILDPQGQIRFAYVGSTLADRPSIKAMLEQLDKLNSDKPATEDKPSK; encoded by the coding sequence ATGTCGACATTCTGTTGTGTTAGGAAGATTGTGTTAGCCGGTATCTGCCTTCAGTTGGTTGGATGCAGTGATACTCCTGCCCCTGTCAACAGTCCCAAACCGGCTGGTAACCAAACTGCATCCTATGGATATGGTGGTTACGGAGGCTACGGCGATGTGAACGACATCCAATTTAAAGATGCTGTTGAGTCTAATGCTTCTGTCGAACAAAGTTTTGCCGGACTTGAGTTCATCGATACTGATGGTAAGCCGGTCCAACTTAGTAAATTTCTTGGTAATAAAAATCTAGTCCTGGTTTTTACGCGCGGCTTTGGAGGCACGATCTGCCCCTACTGTTCCACACAAACTTCGCGTCTTATTTCCAATTATGATAGCTTTGCCGATCGAAATACTGAAGTTGTCGTCGTCTATCCGTTGAGTAGTGACACCGACATCCCGCGTTGGGATGAGTTTCTCGCTGTTACACGTAAGAAACTCTCATCACCAGAGACGCCTGTACCGTTTCCGGTCTTATTCGACATTGAACTAAAAGCGGTCAACCAACTGGGGATTCAACGCCAGCTATCGAAGCCGGCAACTTACATCCTCGATCCACAGGGACAAATCCGTTTCGCCTATGTTGGTTCTACTTTAGCTGACCGTCCTTCTATCAAAGCCATGCTTGAGCAGCTCGACAAACTCAATTCCGATAAACCAGCTACTGAAGACAAACCGAGCAAATAA